Within Pseudomonas paeninsulae, the genomic segment GCAGAGTGCCGCCGAAAGGCGCACGGTTCAGGTACAGGCCGAGGATCTCGTCCTTGGACAGGTGCCACTCCAACTGCGCCGTGCGCCACAGTTGCTTGAGCTTGCCGGCGTAACTGCGCGTATGCGGATCGAGCAGTCGCGCCACCTGCATCGACAAGGTGCTGCCGCCGGAGACCAGCCGTCCGCCACTAAGGTTCTGCCAGAGCGCGCGGCCCAACGCCAAGGGATTCACCCCCGGATGCCGATAGAACCAGCGATCCTCATAGGTCAGCAGCGCCTCCAGATAATAAGGCGAGACCTCAGAGGGGCTGACTGGATAGCGCCACACCCCGTCGCGGTCGGCGAAACGCCACAGCGGCGTGCCATCCTCGGCCAACACCACCCGGGCCAGATCGTCCTCGGGCAAAGGCAGCGGGAACAAACGATCGGCCAGCCACAGCGTCGCTAATACCAGCATCGGCAGAGCAGCTACCAGCAAAAGACGGCGACGCCCCTTGCCGAGCGCCAACGCATGCCACCACCCCGCCCACTCGATCAACAGCCTAACCTCATGAAATAAAGACACTTTCCCCGTATTAGCGGCGACTCGCCGCTCCGCGAAAAGTCATATTAATGGCGCCACAGAGTAGCTATAAAAACACGAAACAGACCGATCGTCGGATTACTGTCGCAAAGTGATTTTTCGCTCGACACCCGGCTTTACAGAGCATCGGCGCCCGCCTAAACCAATAGCATACTGACATCACGGCAAGTAGGCCGCTCGCCCAGATCAGTTGCCACGCAAACCAGGCATCACTCTCATAACACGACAGCAGAGGTTACCGCGAAGGCGGCAACCCTTGGGACGATTTCGCCTCACGGAAGGCTGATCAGGAAGATCAGCGGCGAACTCGACAGGTTCGGTTGGAGCAGTTGCCTTTCAACTTTTCGACAGGACATTGATCATGGAAAACCGTTACCCCGTTGATTCGCAGTACCCGGTGGCGAGATCGACACTGGCCAGGCTTGCCCACAGATCTGCAGCAGCTATGCCTGCAGCCCTTATATCAATCACGCTGCTCGGCATCAGCGGAACGGCGCTGGCCGACCACGATGTGACTCATGCCGTAGCCAACCTCAAAGGCGGGGTAGGTGCCCTCGAACAGCGCATATGGGATTGCGAAAATGGTCGCGGAGGCTGCGTCCGCGCCAAGGGAGACAAAGGCGATACAGGTGAAACCGGACCTCTGGGACCGCAAGGCATCCAAGGCGAAGCCGGGCCGCAGGGACTGCAAGGCATCCAGGGTGACCAAGGTATCCAAGGGCCACAAGGCGACAAAGGTGATACAGGTGAAACCGGACCTCTAGGACCGCAAGGCATCCAAGGCGAAGTCGGCCAGCAGGGACTACAAGGCATCCAGGGTGACCAAGGCATCCAAGGGCCACAGGGCGACAAGGGCGATACAGGTGAAACCGGACCGCTAGGACCGCAAGGCATCCAAGGCGAAGTCGGCCAGCAGGGACTACAAGGCATCCAGGGTGACCAAGGTATCCAAGGGCCACAAGGCGACAAGGGCAATACAGGTGAAACCGGACCGCTAGGACCGCAAGGCATCCAGGGCGAAGTCGGCCAGCAGGGACTACAAGGCATCCAGGGTGACCAAGGTATCCAAGGGCCACAAGGCGACAAGGGCAATACAGGTGAAACCGGACCGCTAGGACCGCAAGGCATCCAGGGGCCACCAGGCGTACAAGGTGAAACCGGTCTGAGCGCCTGGGAACGCAAGGACAGCAGCTGCACCAGCACGGGCGGAGCGGTGACCTGCACGGCCACCTGCAGCAACGGTAAGAAGGTATTGGGTGGTGGCGTCAGCAACACCAATGGCAATTGGCAGGTCATCGCCAATTACCCCGCCTCCGACACGAGTTGGACGGCGACCCTGAGTCGCTCGAGCAGCGCAGCTTCGACAACCGTAGTCACCTACGCCCTATGTGCACAAACCAACTAATGCGCCTCAGGAGGATAGTCATGAACACCTATTGCATTGCTACCTGGACCACCCTGGCCATGTTGTTGGCCGGCCCCGCGCTGGCCAATCACTGCGGGCCGCAATTAGCCGAGGCGCAAAGTGCGCTCAACAGCCGCGACAGCGTCGAAGTCAACGTGCTGGATGCCGTATCGGCGCTGCTGCCGACCGCCAGTCAGGCCTGCCAACAGGAGGAAGCACAGCTGGCCAGCGCCGAGCCCGGCTCGCCCATGCTGGAGCCAGGCTATATCTCTGTCGGTCAATCCATGCTGATCAACGTCAGTGCCTTGCTCAGCGGTCAATAACCCTTAGCCCAGCCCCCGTTCAACCTGGGGGCTGGGCATACCTGGGTCCGCCTGTGCAACCCACCTGCAACACACCTCCTATCCCACCAACTTCACCAGCCAGCCAATCAAGCAGCGCAGTTGTCGCAGGAATGGCACACTAGCGCCTATCTGCGACCCGGCCAAACTTGGCCCTCTAGCGTCGCGGCATTATTGATAGGATTGGAACTCGGGCATGAGTGTTGAAGGTTTTTTTGAATCCCTCGGCCAGGCG encodes:
- a CDS encoding collagen-like domain-containing protein, with the protein product MPAALISITLLGISGTALADHDVTHAVANLKGGVGALEQRIWDCENGRGGCVRAKGDKGDTGETGPLGPQGIQGEAGPQGLQGIQGDQGIQGPQGDKGDTGETGPLGPQGIQGEVGQQGLQGIQGDQGIQGPQGDKGDTGETGPLGPQGIQGEVGQQGLQGIQGDQGIQGPQGDKGNTGETGPLGPQGIQGEVGQQGLQGIQGDQGIQGPQGDKGNTGETGPLGPQGIQGPPGVQGETGLSAWERKDSSCTSTGGAVTCTATCSNGKKVLGGGVSNTNGNWQVIANYPASDTSWTATLSRSSSAASTTVVTYALCAQTN